The genomic segment TCTTTGCACCAACTCCACCATGTAACCATGAAGCATGAcacaaaaactctaaaaaggTATTGAGCACCTGATCATGATTCCAAAGATTGTATCTTatgcagatttttttttaatgaataatatgCAGATACGTTAGAGAATAACTGACAATGGCTCATAGAGTTTTCGATGCGGATCAAAGGTTGAGGGAAGATTCTATTTTACAATCGAACATAAGCATGGAATTTGTCAGAGTGATTGTTAGCAAATTTACTGTCGACCTTTCCAAGAGACAGGATTTGGTAAGTAAATAATCTGCAAAACATTTTGATCAATGCAGAAAAGAATGTACAAAGCGTTATACAGGTTCACTTGAAATGAAGTCCAAAAGAGCTACAAACAGTATAAACAAGCACTAACATATTATCCTGTTATCCGCACTCTGGGCAGCAGAAATTTTCATCTTTGGCATAAAAATGGTCCAACTAGCATGAAAAGGCTTGCTAATATGGTTTCCCTGTAATGGGGGCCCTGGAAGAGAGAGTTCAGAGTAAGAACAAACTCGCATAACACCAATCATTTACCACCAGTATCTACCTAAAACTAAATCAGTTGAGGGCAAAAGATTAACGATTTCGAATGGGTGTAATGtgatcaaataaattttgttagTGGAACATGATGTTGAAGAACCTATTGTACATCAGACTCCATTACTGCGTATTAGCTATactaataaagaaaatgaagatataCCTAAAACAGAATGACTTGAACTTCCCATATGGCTATAACTAACACACTCCAACAACTTCAACATCTCTGAAGCCTCGCAACCACTCCATCTCAGTCTGCTCATATCCTTCTATTTAAAGAGCTTTAACTACAAATCAGTTGCAAACTCCTTCAAGATTATTTCATCTACAAAATCTGTTAAGACTCCCACGAACATTAACTACAAAAAATCACAAGATGTTCAAGCTAtcttctccatgttttttcatCGTAGTGCTAATTGCTACCCTACACACAGTAACATGTGTGGCTGCCATCAACCCAGCACCGGCTGGAGAAGAACCTGCTCTTGAGTTGTACATGCATGACATTCTAGGGGGCAGTAACCCTACGGCACGGCCAATCACTGGCTTGCTAGGGAATATATATAGTGGTCAAGTACCCTTTGCAAGGCCATTAGGATTCAATCCTCCAAACGGAGTGGCCATCCCCAATGCCAATGGTGCCCTTCCAACTGTTAATGGTCTCAATGGCATTCCACTAGGAACTGGCTTGTCTGGTACAACTTTTGCAAGTCAGAATCCAAATGGTCAGATCCAAACCCAACTTGGACCAGACGGATTGGGGCTAGGCTTTGGAACAATCACTGTCATTGATGACATTTTGACCAACAGCCCTGAGTTAGGGTCGCAGCAACTGGGAAAAGCTCAAGGAGTTTATGTGGCTAGTTCTGCAGATGGGACCACACAGATGATGGCATTTACAGCCATGTTCGAAGGGGGAGAATTTGGTGATGCCCTGAATTTTTATGGAATATACAAGATTGGTAGCACAATGTCACGTTTGTCAGTGACCGGGGGAACAGGCAAGTTTAAGAATGCTATCGGATTTGCTGAAATCCGAGGACTTATCCCATCAGGTCAAGTAGGCACCGATGGTGCACAGACATTACTAAGGATCACTGTCCATTTGAAATACTAAAAATACAATTGGATTAAATGCTGGTTTGTTGTGTGAAATTAATGTGTTCATGGTTTGTGGTTTCTCTTGGTTAACGGGCTCTCATACTGCCAGATGTATCAGATGTTGCAACTGAAATGGTGTGAATAtggaaaaaaatcttgattgatTTTCCCTGCGAATATAAAAGATTTTCTACTTCAGCATCTGTATATCACCAAAAAAGCTATACAAATTGCAAAACAAGAACATAAACCATTAAAATGACACTTTTATCTGTGTTCAATAGAGACATCTGAATCCGACCTGTTAGCTGGGGGTataaatctaaagaaaaacTCTACAAAGTCCAGGCTTTTCTGAAAGACCAAGCTTATGTTTGcgacaacaaaaataaaaagggaattcATGAACTTTCTTTACTGACTGAGTGCCTCAGGAAAAAGTAATGGTAATATGCCAGATTTCACACTAAGAAGTATCAAATCAGCTTATTTtctcaataatttaataattcctTTATGAGCAATTGCAGCAAACCAGAGATTAGGATCGTCGCAGTATAAGTTTTAAACAGAAAATTAGCATCCCTCTCCCCCAAAGGGAGGGGAAGCGGACAAACAGTCCCAGCCAACATTTTAGAATCTACACAAGATGCAGAAGCTCATTTTTTCTAGAAAACTGTGAATAAGTGGTCAGATTATTGCCTGATACAAAAGATGTATTGTGGCTAAAGTAGTAAAGATCGATCAATTCTCTATGATCACTATAAAAAGCTCAAAATCCGACATACCATCTTCATATATAGAGCTCCTCCAGCGCCATCACAATTCACAGGCTGGTAATCTTTAAACGAGAAGATACAGAAGCTTGATCAAGATTATACAGGGAATCGATAAAGTGCATTCGCAGTGAAGCTGGACCGTTGGCCATGTCCATTCCCATCTCTCCAGCAATACCAAATATGGACAATGCTGAAGCTGTTGCTTCTAAAGCATGCAACGGATCGACAGCAACAAATGCAGCAATGAGGGCAGTGACAGCACATCCTGTTGCTGTGATCTTTTGCATCATGGGAACTCCATTATGAGTACCAACAACTTGGTGGCCATATGTAATGATATCAACAGCCCCTGATACTGCGATTATGGCACCACTTGATTGAGCCAAGGTCTTTGCTGCTTCCATTGCATCCATTGACTCATGAGAGCTATCTACACCCTTGAAAATGAAACTCAATCATGAAGCTGAAACGAACATAAAACCCCCAAAaggaattgaaagaaaaactaGGACTCCCATGttgtaataatccaataaaaacaatttcaagcATGGTAATTCTAGTTTTGCAATTTTCACAATGGTGctgaattgatattttataaattcacgTGTAAGGAAAAATCCAATACCTTAGTGGCTCCAACAGAAGCCTTTGAAAGAGCAATAATCTCGGACCCATTTCCTCTAATAACACTAGGCCTCAAACCCACAAGCTCCAAACAAGCCTTTAACCGGAAACCAGAAGCTCCAGCAGCAACAGGGTCAAGAACCCAGGGTTATATTATGAGCATATACTCccgatattttcttttaatttacacatttttatttttttatcttacaagttatattttcttactagaaaaaaataatttttatttttataaatagaaaatgcaaatacaaattatttatatcatatataaaataaaatatttaaaaataaattacaataatttctttaaatattataaaaatatagctgctatttaaaacaaataaactaaacaatttaaatataatagagAGAggtcattaatttaaatataaaaaaatagtgcaaagtaaaaaaaatatatataaaaaaggtgttagttaaaacttcaaaaaaaatcaaaattaaaaagataaaaaaaaaagaggtcaaGTTTTCGATCATCATGACTAGAAAATCAAGATTTGAGTTGAGAATTCTAAAAATTCATTTCCATCTAAAGTacctaaaaaatatgattagaatataaataaatcaatttttcaattcaaaacatttctaaatagatccaaaaatacaaagttagacaaaaaaattatttctaaatttaaacctatttttttacaTCGGGATAAATAGTAAAAACATCTTAATAAAATtcttttcatcaaattaaatttattaacataaaaaacaagttctttTATTATTGGAATGTGAACATCCgataacattttcttttctctcttaaactagaaacttaaaaataaataaaaattcagactataatatataattttagaactaaaataattaaaataaaaacaaaaaaaaatcttgaggtatttttttttctcagaagGCACTGAATGAACAAtaccatgtaaaaaaaaaatacaatttcccCTCACATTTCATCttagtccttttattttcaattttttataaatatatttttttataaaattaaaaatcaactcacccttatttttttaaagcaaaataacaaaatcaaagaaaaaaacttaaataacaagagtaaaaaaattttgaatagcaaaaaaaaaaaaacaaaaaattactaTCATAATTAACAATGTTTTCACATGTATATACAATGAAAACACTATACCTTTTAAATTTTTGCTGATGATTCCAGTTTTTTTCTAGTAatgtatttcaagttttaagATTGGTACAAGCGTGGTGAGTTAGAAGAGGAAGCAAATCTTTCTGAACTCAGATCGATTATAACCAAAAACAAGTTGGAGCCTCCCCAAAAAAGGATTAAAGTTAAGTAGTTCTATTAATAAAATGTTTCTTAATAAACATTTtaagcatagttttaaaacaaggTTAGGGCTGGTGGGTCGATTCAGGACCCGGCCAACCCGAGACTGAAACCGGGctagattgaagaaaaaatagaagaagaaaaaactcggTGAAACCTtgcgggttaacccaattaaaaaCCTTGTTGTAACCTATTCACTtttaatgatattgttttgatttaaaaaaaaaataacctggaTAGCCCGGTCAAAAcctaaaatttaagttttgaacCGAGTCAAGTCTAAAAACTATTATCTTAAGTTAGGAATTTCACAGTGATATTTTACTGGttattttctatgatttatttaaagatataaaGAAACAGAGAGCCAAAAGTAGGgaagaaataattatttagatatatttttatcaccaaaacttttaaataaaccCCAAAAGGTAACTAAATAGAATGCCAGCAACGAGGCTATTCAATTCAAATGGGGATTTCTTGAAGATTTAACcttataaaaccttaataaaactAAGCTATTTATAAACTGAAATTGCGTGCAATAATCAAACAAGCTCTTCCTGTTTCCCAGGAACCGAAACCCCGGACGCACAACACAGGCCCACTTCACTtccttcaaatataaaaataccataaaaaaaaaaataccatataaatCGAACAGATTCACGGACGAAAGAAAGCCCTTCCATTTCCAAGAAAATGCAAATCCCacaacaaccaccaccaccgccCTCCTCCTCCACAAATGACAACACCAAAACCACACTCTTCATCATCCTAACCACCTCCTTTTTCTCCCTCCTCTTCATCTTCACCCTCTCCTCTTACTCCTTCAACACCTCCTCCTTATCCACCCATGGCCGGCCCGACCCGTATCTCTTCCCAAACCGCCAACCCACTTTCACAAAAATCCCTTCTGATCCAACCCCACCCTCCATCGCCTACTTGATATCCGGGTCCAAGGGTGATTTGGATCGGGTCCTTAGACTTTTATATGCCACTTACCACCCGAAAAACCAATACTTGCTCCACCTGGACCTCTCTGCTCCACAAACCGATCGTGATCAATTAGCTCTTAGTGTCCAATCAGTGCCTATTTTTAAAGCTGCACAGAATGTGAATGTGATCGGGAAGGCTAATTTTGCTTACCCAAAAGGGTCTTCTACCATTTCAGCCACACTTCATGGCGCTGCTATATTGTTGAGGTTGCCAAAGAAATGGGATTGGTTTGTTAATCTTGGTGCTGCTGATTATCCACTTGTTACTCCAGATGGTAAACGTTTTAAACTTTTTTGGTGgcatttgtgttttcttttttcaattatttttagttttgttcttgGATTATATGATGTGGGCTTTTGTTggttttgaaattaaagttcttgtctttgtttttgtggGTTTTGTAGATCTTCTTCACATTTTATCATATTTGCCTAAAGATCTCAACTTTGTCAATCACTCGAGTTACATTGGCTGGAGAGAGTATGTGAAACTGACTTTTAAGACATACTGGCTGTTTTTGGTGTCATGTTAATGTGGTTGGTTTTGTTAAGGATTTATAAGTTGCATGTGGTGGTTTTGCAGGTCTAGACAATTGAAGCCAATAATTGTTGATCCGGGGCTTTACTTGTCGGAGAAATCTGAGATGTTTTATGCTACTCAAAAGCGAGATTTGCCTAATTCTTTCAGGCTTTTTACAGGTGTGTTTTCTTCTATTGTTTTGATTGTTCTTTTAGATGCGTTTTGCACTGAGCTAATACATATGCTGTTTGTCATGGACAAAGAAGAGATATTTCAGTGTAGCATGCTTACTGAATGCCTATGAACTAGTTTGAACTGGGAACAAGCATGGTATAGCTTGAATTAGTGCGGAATAGCAGATTAGAAGCAAAATTTGTAGTTAACCAGATGAGTTAGATTATGAAAATTTGATGGTTTTGCATAATATTCCAAGGAAGTTATTGATTATACTTCGTTGTTCTCCAGTTTTTCCTTGCCCATTTTTGTCATTGAGAAAGTTTTATTGCTCAGTAGCATGGTCAGGCAATGTAAGCTGCACTCTTATAAATTCTCAGGATAACTCCTCCATATCCCAATCAAATATTGTGTGCCGTGATGTGTGAAATGGACTAGATAAGTTGTGACTAGAAGTTCAGTTTTAGCATTAGCCTGGAGGTGTAAGGTTATAGGATTCTTTCAGGGAAAAAGAAGCACAGTCTCATCTCGCTGTTTGATGTGGTTAGACTTAgagagaatttaactttgtagaaTCCTGATTAAGGGAAGAATAATCCTCTTGTCTCTGTTCTTTGATGGAGAGTTATACAGAGAGCCATCAACTTgattactttaatattttagtGGTAGTAGAACCTAGTCAAGCTCAGATCATCATGCTCCTTATTGAAAACTGGAATAGCGCACTGAATACTTTGATATGATACTCTTATCAAGGATTCTCAACCATTGATTTCAGGGCCTCACAATTGATTACTGAGATTCATTTATGTTGTATTCCACCAAATTTGTTTTGTGAAACAAATACTTCCCCAATTGAAATTGGTTgaaaacttatcaaagattCTCAACCATTGATTTCTAGTTATACTTTTCTGACTAGCAAACCAGTGATGACTCCAATTTCCTCATTGCTAACTCACCTGTTGTGGTGTAGTATAGAAAACCTACAATTTTCCATCGACCTAGTGGATACTCTAAGTTTGATGGATTCTGTCTACTCTTATTAGATGGGAAAACTTTGGTTAATAATAACCAAAATGCTAGTTGCTAGGTGAATTTGCAATATCTGAAGATGGAATAAAAACTACAAGATCTTTTTAGTTTCTCCCTAACATTGTTGATTCCTCAGTTGATGCCAATGGGGAATTAGTTTGATGTGTCATTTATATGAAGAGTTTTGCAAGAGGATTAGTTCAACTATCAAGAGTTTTGAGTGAATTGGCAGTCTTAAGTTTAACCAGTTTGGAGATTTAAACTGATTATTTTGTGGATAGAAGGCGTGTCAATAAAACTTTTTTGTCGAGTAAGAGAATCAATaggatcataaaaaaaaaagaactgtcTAAAATCTCCAGGAACTAGCTTGGAGATTGGGTTTTTTTGTGCAGATGAACCCAATAATTGCTTGtatgtttttgaaaagaagGGAGTGGAAAGggataagaaatgaaaaggaaggtAGTATAAAAGAGCAAAGAGAAAGTCGTagctcaaaatattaattttggaaCCCCATATAATTGTAAAATTCAATAGTTTGGACATGGTCAAATTTTTCTCTTTATGGAGCTTAGTGATCTTCCTCAAGTCATGCTTCTTGCTATGAAGTTTATTTACTGCTCTCTTTTACAAAAGCATTATATCCTAGCATGAGCTTGGGCGGGGCCAAATGACCATGAAATAATTCTCCCTTTAATTTGAAAGTCTTTTGCTTGTTggacaaacaatttttttttttcccatcaacTTAAGCGTTTATTTTCCCTGCAGGAACTTCATTTTCCTTTGTAAGTCGTAATTTGATAGAGCACTGCATCTTGGGTGTGGACAACCTTCCGAGGATCCTAATGATGTATTTATCAAATACACCTTCATCCCTAATCAATTATTTGCCAACAGTCATATGCAATTCTCGTCAGTTCAATAGGACTGTCATAAACCATAACTTGCAATATGTAGCCTTTGAGAAGCCTTCTAAGAAGGTGCCCCGCACACTTAATTCTAGTGAATTTGATGCAATGATTCAGAGTGGAGCAGCCTTTGCCACTCAATTCAAGTTAGATGATCCTGTACTCGATCGCATTGACCAAGATGTTTTGGGACGAAATCCTGGTGAAGTGGTGCCTGGTGGTTGGTGCTTGGGTGGTGAGCCTGGAAATATAACATGCTCAGCTTGGGGTGATGCTGATATTCTGAGGCCTGGCACTGGGGCAGCAAGACTTGAAAAACTAATTGTTAGATTGCTGTCAAATGGTGAATTTCACTCTCGTCAATGTATAGTTGAATGACCTCAACCCTCATTCACATGGAAACAAATAGAACACCAAGTAAAAGGGAGTAATATAGAAAAAAGAGGAGGGTGACAAAATGAGAGACCAACCTTTGCCATGTTAAAATCTTGTAAAAAAAGTGTAATTCAATCTGATGATTTTTTGAgaaatgattactttttttgtgGTTCTCTTAGCTGATATATGTTAAAGAGTGAAATTACAATTCATCAGGTGTTGGAGTTGACCCCAATGTTAGCAAAAATACGTAGCTGTTGATGATATTTACATTGCTCTAGTGGAAGATACTTCTACGAGAACCAAGTCCAATAGTGACACTATTTCAAGGACTGGTCGTGACAgaggcttgttcatggagatgCTCTGCATAGACTCAGCTAATTGATCGTAAGCTGATGCTCCTAAGTGTGCTTGCTTTTCGTTGCTCATTTAAATTGCCTTGGAGATGATGACTCTAGTTAATGATGGTGGACTGCTTGTGCAACACCAGGTGTGTTACTTCCTGTAGAGACTTCCATTGCCCTTTTTAATTGAGGAATCTGCAGAGTAAAATGTAGCAACCTTCCAGGAAGAATTTTTTGATGAGGCTACCAACCAACGAAAAATCATTTcgtttcttcatttttataagaatatccGTGTTCTTGGAGATCATGTCATACATACCTCAAACaccaaaaaccaaacaaattcaaattttaagaaatcacttatgatttttttttatatatatatatatatatatatatatatatatatatatatatatatataaaaggaaaagatgCCGTTTTCAGCACTGTAGCTACACTATTCATAATAGTAGCGCAACTCTttcgttaattttttaaatttcacccGAAGAAATCACTGAAATCCAATACAATGCCACAGAACGGAGAGCTACAAAGCAGATTATTACAACCTACTAGAACCGACCACCTTAAAAATTTTCTGGGCTGTCATCCAGCTGTTTCTCATCTTCAATCTCTACCTCCAAAATTTCCTGGAAACAAGAGATCATCAGAAGGCATGACCGAACGAGTACCGTatcatttctttattattatttctcaatTGCTATAAATAAACTTACAGGGATTCTCTGCTTCAAGTAGTTGCCAATTCTAGCAAGAACCATGGAACGTTCGTGCCAAAACCTACCTTTGAGACTGATCACCACAAACGGTCCATCCAATTCCGCAAGCTCAACTTGTCCTGGTTACATGTTCAATTTTACATCCTTAAACCACATTACAGAGAGAGTATATCAGTAGAGAAATCAAGCCCATGTGTACCTTAGGAGTCACCTGTTATGCCCACTGAAGTGTCAAAAATCTGTCCAAGCTGCAAAAACAGACACGCATCCTGCTATTTTAAACTAGCCAAACTCATACagacaagagaaaaacaaagaaagtctGATCCCAGAAAGATCACTATACTTGCCTCGGCTCGAGCATCAACCAACACCTGTTTAACATTCTCTTCAGTCAAATCAAGTGGAGGCACTGGCACACCTGCAGCAGCAGctgttattgttgttaatgGTGATGATTTTCTATTTGGTCTCTGTACTCGTGGCAGCATTAACAGTTTAGGTGCTGCCAGCCTTCTCCTCATTAGTCTTACTGGGTGGTCTGATCTGATATTGGCATAGACACTGTAAGTGCAAGGAGAGAGGAGCGGTGATGTTCTTTCTGGTACGTGGTAACAGTGACTGCGAAGAAACATCACCTCTGTTGACATCTTAATTTGCCTGTGTTTCAACCTTGCTTGATCTTGTTGCGGGATGTAATCTTGATCGAAGAGAGTTGTGATAAAATGGATTTGGATAGCTTCGCTGTTGTGGACATTTCCCGACCACTCGCACACATTTGGGTGGCTTCTACGATGCTTTGGTTAAAATTCCTttagatgctttttttttcattattataatatataacgataattattattatttttagatcatttttagAGCAATATGAACCGTTCAATATAAACTTCATTTTAAGTTATTTCCTCATTTAAGGTGAATATGAAAAATTTTCATTTCGAATTACTCGATTTTTCCTTTATTcaatttggagtttttttttttctttcatttgaattattttacctcattaatattttttacctacaatattaaaaaatttataattaaatattatccaAAATTAGACCCAACGAAAAGTTTTTactaattagataaaaaaaattacaagtacagtagttttaagatttataaataaaaagataacaaattaataaaatatcacattgtcaaaaaaaaattaccatattACCAGAATTACTCAAATTATATtctgaataattatttaaattatcggttgtacaaaaaatttaaaaactaactattcaaatttgtttttaaatgtttggAGTTAGGATGgtggtttaaagtatttttatttagaaatatattaaaataatattttttattttttaaaaattaattttaaaataaaatatttttaaaaaacaagttcacCCGCATTTCTAAACGGGCGTTCCACAACACCCTCTTCAATTCCAGCTTTATCATTTATCCCTGAATCCACTGAACATAGTTTTGCCATAATCTGCTGGGATAGAGAACAATAATGAGGTCCTGGTACTTTTCTAGTGTGCGCCTTTGGATCGAGGGCCTAGCTTGTGATGACCAAACAGCAAAACAGAGCATACCACTCGTTTCATGTAAATTTGAGTCACAAAAATAATGGTGGAAGTGTCAATTTCTTACTCATAACAAAGGATGTAACTCTGCATcctgaaaaaaatatacagaatTTCCAAGTCTCAACTGAATTCTCTAATATAATTGTCTTCCAAATGTCTCAATTATCGCACAACATAACTTGCACCTGACCTAGGATGGGGTCTTGGTATGGATATGACTATCTCATGGAGCTGCATGGCACATAATTTGCTCTTCTTCATTAACTATCTTTTTTCTAATAACTAATGCTGTCCAACATCCGCAGGCAACTGTGCTCCATTATGGCTGCCCGAAAACTATTTCTCTTGATTCCCAACTCATTAGAAGAAGCCAAAAAAAGTGGCAACAGCAAAAACAAGAAACAGCACTCCACCCAAGTAGCCAACCTGGTTGAAAAGGCAGGGTGAGTTGCATAGAATACAGAATATGAGTTGagatgttttataataacccaTTATACATGGTGGCGGCTCTCACCAGCTTTTCTGAAATGTAGTTTGCAAGAAAGGCTCCGCCTAGAATGGCAATGGATGTTGCAACCAGGTGCCCAGCAATGGCTCCAGTTGCCACACCCCATGGAGACTGCAGAAAGGGAAAAGGGGAAGCAATGCTGTGATTGATTCTCAGCTATGAAGAGAATAGCTATATCATATGGTCAACGGTTCATGAAATCACACCTGCGCAGCACCAAGAGCAATTGTTGCAAGCATTGAGCGATCTCCCCATTCCTAGAAGCAATTACAATTTGGTGAAGCTGGAAACTTTCGGTTCATTAAATAATGCCTTCTAACATTCACTGTCTCACAGTGAAGTTGCCAATAAGATATGACagcatgaaaatgaaaatcttCGACTGTATCCAAATGTTTATGCTGCAATTTTAATAACAATAGCGAGGTGCAATTGGAGTTTCGAGAGCTAACATTTCATGCAAAAACCATACAGAGGACCACGTTTAAATTCTCCCTATCAAGGGCCCTTTTAGTGAGACCAAAATGCCATTAGGAAAAAGAAATTCTTActattaaacttgaaaaaagaagataaaagtaTGGATGCTTACAGCAAAGAAGACAAGGCTGAATGACTTCCACACAATCTCAAATGGATTGGTGAGCGGTTTTGAGACCTGTAGTCATTAAGAAAGTATCTGCTGCGATGAATTTTAGGGAAACACCATATGAAACAAATTCCAAGAACACAAAGCAAAATCTCCCAAAATCATCAAACAAGAATAACCATGCCTGTGCCTTTTGCAACTCACTCTGAATGAATGAACTGAATATATTCCCCAAAAGCTCAGGCTTCTGAGTTACAAGATTACCTTTTCTTTCACAAGCTCCTCAGCTTCAGCATATTCATCAAGTTCAGGACAACTTTTGTCACCAGTCTTAGCGTCCTTTGATGGAAGATCCCACgcatcttttattgattttagccCAAAGAACATGAGAAGAGTTACTGCTGCATATTCTCCAATTGGCAGGGCTGTTCATGGGCTAACAAGATAAGACACATGTTTCTGTTTCACTAAAGTCATTAATAAAGAACACAAGCAAGTCAGCTAAGTGGACAGTTACCAAGAAAATAGCTTACTTGTTTGGAACTGAGCAGGCACTGAATTAAATATTCGTCCAATTACCACTGACAAGATTGTCATAAGTGAAAGAGCACCCATTGATCCCAGAAGAACCTGGTCAATGATTTgagagattaaaagaaaaatttagtcaccaaagaaagCATTAACTGATATGGGATCATCATATCTAAATACTATAATACATATCTGCAATGAACGACCAGCAATCTTAACTTGAAAATGACTACTTCTATTTGCTGATTATAAATGAATGACAATGCCAATAAGTTCCCACTTGTTAGTTTCtcatttttcaaattctttgtGGGAGTAAGCTGCAAGCTTCTAAGggttttcagatttttattcaCCCCCATGGAATAAAACTATCACATTTATGACCCACATTTAAGAAAATTGAACCAGAACATAACATAAGCAATCCTGAATTAATAGGGGTTGAAAGTTCAGGAGAAACGTACCAATCCTTTCTCATATTGCATGGCCAAGAGTGCAGCAATAAAAAATGTCTGTCAATACATGAGAGAGTTAATTTTAGGCTCCAGAAATTTGGAAGTGCAGATAATTAGTCAACTTCAGCAAGCAAATGGGTTCACATTGTAGGAAACAAAATCCTCAAATAAGTAAAACATATCCCAGTTGGACCTGGACTGTCTCTATTTTCACACATCAGCTAAAAGAATCTAACTCATCAGTCTGTACCACTCCTGATCACCATTCTGCTTATGTTTGAATCATGCCttcaattaaattagaaaaacaaaaggttctTCATAGAATAAGATTTCCACCATTCATTTGTTAATGTGAACCTGtaaacagaaaaacaaa from the Populus nigra chromosome 1, ddPopNigr1.1, whole genome shotgun sequence genome contains:
- the LOC133698740 gene encoding dirigent protein 16-like — protein: MFKLSSPCFFIVVLIATLHTVTCVAAINPAPAGEEPALELYMHDILGGSNPTARPITGLLGNIYSGQVPFARPLGFNPPNGVAIPNANGALPTVNGLNGIPLGTGLSGTTFASQNPNGQIQTQLGPDGLGLGFGTITVIDDILTNSPELGSQQLGKAQGVYVASSADGTTQMMAFTAMFEGGEFGDALNFYGIYKIGSTMSRLSVTGGTGKFKNAIGFAEIRGLIPSGQVGTDGAQTLLRITVHLKY
- the LOC133682348 gene encoding hydroxyethylthiazole kinase-like, producing the protein PWVLDPVAAGASGFRLKACLELVGLRPSVIRGNGSEIIALSKASVGATKGVDSSHESMDAMEAAKTLAQSSGAIIAVSGAVDIITYGHQVVGTHNGVPMMQKITATGCAVTALIAAFVAVDPLHALEATASALSIFGIAGEMGMDMANGPASLRMHFIDSLYNLDQASVSSRLKITSL
- the LOC133680854 gene encoding beta-glucuronosyltransferase GlcAT14A, which translates into the protein MQIPQQPPPPPSSSTNDNTKTTLFIILTTSFFSLLFIFTLSSYSFNTSSLSTHGRPDPYLFPNRQPTFTKIPSDPTPPSIAYLISGSKGDLDRVLRLLYATYHPKNQYLLHLDLSAPQTDRDQLALSVQSVPIFKAAQNVNVIGKANFAYPKGSSTISATLHGAAILLRLPKKWDWFVNLGAADYPLVTPDDLLHILSYLPKDLNFVNHSSYIGWRESRQLKPIIVDPGLYLSEKSEMFYATQKRDLPNSFRLFTGTSFSFVSRNLIEHCILGVDNLPRILMMYLSNTPSSLINYLPTVICNSRQFNRTVINHNLQYVAFEKPSKKVPRTLNSSEFDAMIQSGAAFATQFKLDDPVLDRIDQDVLGRNPGEVVPGGWCLGGEPGNITCSAWGDADILRPGTGAARLEKLIVRLLSNGEFHSRQCIVE
- the LOC133680855 gene encoding uncharacterized protein LOC133680855 isoform X1, which encodes MSTEVMFLRSHCYHVPERTSPLLSPCTYSVYANIRSDHPVRLMRRRLAAPKLLMLPRVQRPNRKSSPLTTITAAAAGVPVPPLDLTEENVKQVLVDARAEDACLFLQLGQIFDTSVGITGQVELAELDGPFVVISLKGRFWHERSMVLARIGNYLKQRIPEILEVEIEDEKQLDDSPENF
- the LOC133680855 gene encoding uncharacterized protein LOC133680855 isoform X2, yielding MSTEVMFLRSHCYHVPERTSPLLSPCTYSVYANIRSDHPVRLMRRRLAAPKLLMLPRVQRPNRKSSPLTTITAAAAGVPVPPLDLTEENVKQVLVDARAELGQIFDTSVGITGQVELAELDGPFVVISLKGRFWHERSMVLARIGNYLKQRIPEILEVEIEDEKQLDDSPENF